A region from the Geobacillus vulcani PSS1 genome encodes:
- a CDS encoding fumarylacetoacetate hydrolase family protein, protein MKRARVAWNGTVTDAVPLDDGRLLLPDGTIAAESDVIWLPPVEPRTIVALGLNYADHAGELSFAAPKEPLLFFKGKNTLIGHRGRTVRPNGVNVMHYECELAVVIGRPARRVKAERAYDYICGYTIANDYAVRDYLENYYRPNFRVKNRDRTTPLGPWIVSHEEVGDPMALRLRTYVNGAVVQEGDTGDMIFSIPYLLEYITEFMTLAPGDLILTGTPKGAVNVQPGDEVVTEIERIGRLVNYIE, encoded by the coding sequence ATGAAGCGGGCGCGCGTAGCGTGGAACGGAACGGTGACCGACGCGGTGCCGCTTGACGACGGCCGCCTTCTGCTGCCGGATGGGACGATTGCCGCTGAGAGCGACGTCATCTGGCTTCCCCCGGTCGAGCCGCGCACGATCGTGGCGCTTGGATTGAATTACGCCGATCATGCGGGGGAACTGTCGTTTGCCGCGCCGAAAGAGCCGCTTTTATTTTTCAAAGGGAAAAACACGCTCATCGGCCATCGCGGCCGAACCGTTCGCCCCAACGGCGTCAACGTGATGCATTATGAATGCGAGCTCGCGGTCGTCATCGGCCGTCCGGCCCGCCGGGTAAAAGCAGAGCGGGCGTACGACTACATTTGCGGTTACACGATTGCCAACGATTACGCTGTTCGCGACTACTTGGAAAATTATTACCGACCGAATTTCCGCGTCAAAAACCGTGACCGAACGACGCCGCTCGGCCCATGGATCGTCAGCCATGAGGAAGTGGGCGATCCGATGGCGCTTCGTTTGCGGACGTATGTCAATGGGGCGGTTGTGCAGGAAGGGGATACGGGCGATATGATCTTTTCGATCCCGTATTTGCTCGAGTACATCACCGAATTCATGACGCTCGCGCCTGGCGACCTGATTTTGACCGGCACGCCGAAAGGGGCGGTGAACGTCCAGCCCGGCGACGAAGTGGTGA
- a CDS encoding fumarylacetoacetate hydrolase family protein, with the protein MNVRLRLSGRRHLFEAKVDWRSRTMTLEGRTAPIDEWEWEAPDVGAMYGVALNDRWEWEGMAEAMTAPPYEQPPKGPVLYMKPANTINAHRRPVVLPPGVQRLRAAPAIGLVIGRTAARVQREQALDFVFGYTIVNDLSIPHEQRYRPAVKEQARDGFTPVGPWVVPKEETVPLSSLMARVYVNGQLVQCADLRRFRRPPEQWLAEVTEFMTLYPGDVLFFSWPADAPLVAAGDVVRIEMDGIGVLENRIVAEEGGGGA; encoded by the coding sequence ATGAACGTGCGGTTGCGCTTGTCTGGCCGACGGCATCTGTTCGAGGCGAAAGTGGATTGGCGGAGCAGAACGATGACGCTGGAGGGACGGACAGCGCCCATTGACGAATGGGAGTGGGAGGCGCCGGACGTTGGCGCTATGTATGGGGTGGCGCTTAATGACCGATGGGAATGGGAGGGGATGGCCGAGGCCATGACCGCTCCGCCGTACGAGCAACCACCAAAAGGGCCTGTGCTGTATATGAAGCCGGCGAACACTATCAACGCCCATCGCCGGCCGGTCGTTCTCCCGCCCGGTGTCCAACGGCTTCGCGCCGCCCCGGCGATCGGTCTGGTTATCGGGCGAACCGCCGCGCGCGTGCAGCGCGAGCAGGCGCTCGATTTTGTATTCGGTTACACGATCGTCAATGACCTGTCGATTCCGCACGAACAGCGGTACCGACCGGCGGTGAAGGAGCAGGCGCGCGACGGGTTCACTCCGGTCGGCCCTTGGGTGGTGCCGAAAGAGGAAACGGTGCCGCTGTCATCGTTAATGGCGCGCGTATATGTCAATGGTCAGCTCGTTCAGTGCGCTGATCTCCGCCGGTTCCGGCGCCCGCCTGAACAATGGCTGGCCGAGGTGACCGAATTTATGACCCTTTACCCGGGCGATGTGCTGTTTTTTAGCTGGCCGGCTGACGCGCCGCTCGTGGCGGCAGGAGATGTGGTGCGCATCGAAATGGATGGAATCGGTGTGTTGGAAAATAGGATCGTTGCCGAAGAAGGGGGAGGAGGGGCATGA